In the genome of Deinococcus yavapaiensis KR-236, one region contains:
- a CDS encoding nuclear transport factor 2 family protein: MNAPIVVTDAEVLAFLRRHLEAIFASDWETYEATTAPDLSLYEHFVTPHRQLGLDFHRFMIENSWATTNGRAHHVSILEPHVQVLASGSVVVVTYTLVLSVAGEAGIVHKSTNETRVLERREGEWRVVHVHKSPAN, translated from the coding sequence GTGAACGCGCCGATCGTCGTCACGGACGCGGAGGTCCTGGCGTTTCTCCGGCGCCACTTGGAGGCGATCTTCGCGAGCGATTGGGAAACGTACGAAGCGACGACCGCGCCGGACTTGAGCTTGTACGAGCACTTCGTGACGCCGCACCGTCAACTTGGCCTCGACTTCCACCGATTCATGATCGAAAACAGTTGGGCGACGACGAACGGACGCGCGCATCACGTGTCGATCTTGGAGCCGCACGTGCAAGTGCTGGCGAGCGGAAGCGTCGTCGTCGTGACGTACACGCTCGTCTTGAGCGTCGCGGGCGAGGCGGGCATCGTCCACAAGAGTACGAACGAAACGCGCGTGCTCGAGCGAAGGGAGGGCGAATGGCGAGTCGTGCACGTCCACAAGAGCCCCGCGAATTGA
- a CDS encoding phosphopentomutase has protein sequence MKTIVVVLDSVGVGELPDAARFTDAGAHTINHIVERTNLQLPALARLGLGRVPSVHLTASDEQTEVIGAWGRLREVSPGKDTSTGHWEFMGVQLRHPFQTFHDGFPKEVMDRFTAATGRGYLCNKPYSGTDVICDFGEAHLETGDPIVYTSADSVFQIAAHLDVVPIEQLYQWCAAAREILQGEFAVARVIARPFRGSHPFERANELRKDFSLTPPRTVLNALADAGRDVIGVGKIGDIYDHSGLTVEVHTGSNAEGIRETLRLMREPFDGLLMTNLVDFDAKYGHRRDVEGYAACLNEFDAALPDLMSALERDDVLILVSDHGNDPTWRGTDHTREYGLLLAYAPNLTPRFLGERATFADLGATIAQRHGVAWTGPGESFAEALR, from the coding sequence ATGAAGACCATCGTCGTCGTCCTCGACTCCGTCGGGGTGGGCGAACTGCCCGATGCCGCGCGTTTCACCGACGCGGGCGCGCACACCATCAACCACATCGTCGAGCGCACGAACCTTCAGCTGCCCGCCCTCGCGCGCTTGGGTCTCGGGCGCGTTCCCAGCGTGCACCTCACCGCGAGCGACGAGCAAACCGAGGTGATCGGGGCGTGGGGTCGCCTGCGCGAGGTGTCGCCCGGCAAGGACACGTCGACCGGGCACTGGGAGTTCATGGGCGTGCAGCTTCGACATCCCTTCCAAACGTTCCACGACGGCTTTCCAAAGGAAGTGATGGACCGCTTCACGGCCGCGACCGGTCGCGGCTACCTGTGCAACAAGCCGTACAGCGGCACCGACGTGATTTGTGACTTCGGAGAAGCGCACCTGGAGACGGGCGATCCTATCGTGTACACGTCCGCCGACTCGGTCTTCCAGATCGCGGCGCACCTCGACGTCGTCCCGATCGAGCAGCTTTACCAATGGTGCGCGGCGGCGCGTGAAATTCTGCAAGGCGAGTTCGCCGTCGCGCGCGTCATCGCGCGGCCCTTTCGCGGTTCGCATCCGTTCGAGCGCGCCAACGAACTTCGCAAGGACTTCAGCCTCACCCCGCCGCGCACCGTCTTGAACGCCCTCGCCGACGCGGGGCGTGACGTGATCGGCGTTGGCAAGATCGGCGACATCTACGATCACAGCGGCCTCACCGTGGAGGTGCACACGGGCTCGAACGCCGAGGGCATCCGCGAAACGTTGCGTCTCATGCGTGAGCCGTTCGACGGCTTGCTGATGACGAACCTCGTGGACTTCGACGCGAAGTACGGCCATCGACGCGACGTGGAGGGGTACGCGGCGTGCCTCAACGAATTCGACGCCGCCCTGCCCGACCTCATGAGCGCCTTGGAGCGTGACGACGTGCTGATCTTGGTGTCCGACCACGGCAACGACCCGACGTGGAGAGGCACGGACCACACGCGCGAGTACGGTTTGCTGCTCGCGTACGCGCCGAATCTCACGCCGCGCTTCCTCGGGGAGCGGGCGACGTTCGCGGATCTCGGTGCGACGATCGCTCAGCGGCACGGAGTTGCTTGGACGGGACCCGGCGAGAGCTTCGCGGAGGCCTTGCGGTGA